The nucleotide window TCACGCTGGGGCCGATCACGATTTCGCCCGCGTCCGGCTTCTCCTGCCCGGTGATCATCTTGAACAGCGTGGACTTGCCCGCGCCGTTCGGGCCGATGATGCCGACGATGGCGCCGGCCGGCACCAGGAAGCTCAGGTTGTCGATCAGCAGGCGGTCGCCGAATTTCTTGGAGACGTTCTTGAACTCGATCACCGAATTGCCCAGACGCTCGCCCGGCGGGATGAAGATCTCGTTGGTCTCGTTGCGCTTCTGGTAGTCGACCGACTGCAGTTCTTCCAGGCGGGCCAGGCGGGCCTTGCCCTTGGAGCGGCCGCCCTTGGCATTCTGGCGCGACCATTCCAGTTCCTTCTGGATCGCCTTCTGGCGCGCCTTTTCCTGGTTCTCTTCCTGCTTCAGGCGCTCGTCCTTCTGCACCAGCCACTCGGTGTAGTTGCCCTTCCACGGGATGCCGCGGCCACGGTCCAGTTCGAGGATCCATTCGGCGGCGTTGTCGAGGAAGTAGCGGTCGTGGGTGACGGCCACCACGGTGCCGGTGTAGCGGGCCAGGAACTGCTCCAGCCACTCCACCGACTCGGCGTCCAGATGGTTGGTCGGTTCGTCGAGCAGCAGCATGTCCGGCTTCTGCAGCAGCAGCCGGCACAGCGCCACGCGGCGCTTCTCGCCACCGGACAGCTTGCCGATGACGGCATCCCACGGCGGCAGGCGCAGCGCGTCGGCGGCCACGTCCAGCTGGTTCTCCAGCGTGTGCGCATCCCCGGCGGCCAGGATGGCTTCCAGGCGTTCCTGCTCCTTGGCCAGGGCGTCGAAGTCGGCGCCTTCCTCGGCGTAGGCCGCGTAGACCGCCTCCAGCGCGGCCTGCGCCTGCAGCACTTCGCCCACGCCTTCCTCGACGGCCTGGCGGACGGTGTGCTCGGGGTTCAGTTCCGGCTCCTGGGCCAGGTAGCCCACCTTGATGCCGGGTTGCGGACGGGCCTCGCCTTCGAAGTCCTTGTCCACGCCCGCCATGATCTTCAGCACGGTGGACTTGCCGGCGCCGTTCAGGCCCAGCAGGCCGATCTTCGCGCCTGGGAAGAAGGACAGCGAGATGTCCTTGATGATCTGCCGCTTGGGCGGGACCACCTTGCTGACCCGGTTCATGGTGTAGATGTATTGCGAGGACATGCAGGCTCCGGTACGCAGGTCCCGGCGCCCGGCCGGTTCGGCGGCGGGCGGGCGGGTAGAAGGGAAGACGGCGATTATAGCCGCTCCGGCCGTGCCGACCGGCGGCTGAACACGTTTCGCGAACCGGTCGTTTACGCCGTCGTAACCGTTTTCCAGCGGGAATCGGTTCAGATGCGATCGGCATGATGGGCTCACGTGCCACACAGAGGGCTTTCCATGAACACCAAGCGTCTTTTCCAGGGCATGGCCTGCGCCGTCCTGGCCTTCGCCGTCACCGCTCCCGTGCTGGCGCGCGACGATCGCGGCCACGACCGGGGCCGCTCGCACCGCTACGACCATCGGGACGACCGCAGGGACGACCGCCGCGACTGGCGCGATGATCGCCGGGACGACCGCCATGACCGCCGCGACCAGCGCCAGGCCTATCGCCATGGCTATCACGACGGGCGCCGGGATGACCGCCGGTACGACCGTTACTATGACGACCGCCGGTATTACGTCCCGCCGCGCGTGGTCTACCCCCCGGCCCCCCACTACCACCGCTGGGCCGTGGGACAGCGCTATCGCGACTACTACCGCGGTCCGGTCTACGTGGTGAACGACTACGGCCACTACCACGTGCGCCGCCCGCCTCGCGGCTACCACTGGGTCCGCGACGACCGCGGCAACCTGCTGATGGTCGCCATCGCCACCGGCATCATCGCGGACCTGCTTCTGCACCACTGAACAGGCCCCGAGGTCCCCGAAGAGCGCGCTCCGGCGCGCTTTTCGCTTTCCGGGGCCGGGTCGGCGGAGGCCGGGCGAGCTACAATCGGCCATCCCGCCCGCCCTTGCCCCCGGAGACCCGATGTTCCCGCGCGACGCCCGCATCGAAACCTACGATCCCGAACTGGCCCAGGCCATCGCCCACGAGGCGCGCCGGCAGGAGGATCACGTCGAGCTGATCGCCAGCGAGAACTACGCCAGCCCCCGCGTGCTGGAGGCCCAGGGCAGCGTGCTGACCAACAAGTATGCCGAGGGCTACCCGCACAAGCGCTACTACGGCGGTTGCGAGTACGTGGACATCGCCGAGCAGCTGGCGATCGACCGCGTGAAGCAGCTGTTCGGCGCCGACTACGCCAACGTGCAGCCGCATTCCGGTTCGCAGGCCAACCAGGCCGTGTACTTCGCCCTGCTGAACCCCGGCGACACCATCCTGGGCATGAGCCTGGCCCACGGTGGCCACCTGACCCACGGCGCCAAGGTCAACGCCTCGGGCAAGCTGTTCAACGCCGTCCAGTACGGCGTGAACGACCAGGGCCTGATCGACTACGACGAAGTCGAAAGGCTGGCGCTGGAGCACAAGCCGAAGATGGTCGTGGCCGGCTTCTCCGCCTATTCGCAGGTGGTGGACTGGGCCCGCTTCCGCGCCATCGCCGACAAGGTGGGCGCCTACTTGTTCGTGGACATGGCGCATGTGGCAGGCCTGGTGGCCGCCGGCGTCTACCCCAGCCCGCTGCCGCATGCCCACGTGGTCACCTCGACCACCCACAAGACGCTGCGCGGCCCGCGCGGCGGCATCATCCTGGCCAAGGGCGCCGGCGAAGAGATCGAGAAGAAGCTGCAGAGCATCGTCTTCCCCGGCATCCAGGGCGGTCCGCTGATGCACGTCATCGCGGCCAAGGCCGTGGCCTTCAAGGAAGCGCTGGAGCCGGAGTTCAAGGCCTATCAGCGGCAGGTGGTGAAGAACGCCCAGGCGATGGCGAAGACCATCATCTCCCGCGGCTACAAGATCGTGTCCGGCGGTACCGAGAACCACCTGATGCTGGTGGACATGATCGGCAAGGACGTCAGCGGCAAGGATGCGGAAGAAGCGCTGGGCAAGGCGCACATCACCGTCAACAAGAACTCCGTGCCCAACGACCCGCGCAAGCCCTTCGTCACCTCCGGCCTGCGCATCGGCACGCCGGCCGTCACCACGCGCGGCTACGGCGAACAGGACTGCATCGACCTGGCCAACTGGATCTGCGACGTGCTGGATGCGCCCAGCGACGAGGCGGTGCTGGCGAAGGTGCGCGAGAATGTCACGGCGCAGTGCCGGAAGTATCCGGTCTACGGCTGAAAGCGAGGAACGAGCGATGAGGAGTGAGGAACGAGTGAAAGCGACACCGCATCGAGAAGTGGGAAGCACCGCTTTCACTCGTTCCTCACTTCTCTCCACTCGTTCCTGATCCCATGTACTGCCCCTTCTGCCAGCACACCGATACCCGCGTGATCGATTCGCGCGTGTCGGAGGACGGCGCGACGATCCGCCGTCGGCGGGAGTGCGAGGCTTGCGGGGAGCGGTTCTCCACGCTGGAGAACATCGAGATCAAGCTGCCGGCGGTCATCAAGAGCGACGGCAGGCGCGATACGTTCGATGCGCGCAAGCTGCGCGCGGGCTTCGACCGCGCGCTGCAGAAGCGGCCGGTGTCGGAAGAACAGATCGAGGCGGCCGTGCGTGCGGTGATCCATGCCATCCGCATGAGCGGCGAGCGCGAGATCGCTTCGCGCAGGATCGGCGAATTCGTCATGAACGAACTGCGCAAGCTGGACCACGTGGGCTACGTGCGCTTCGCCTCGGTCTACCGCAGTTTCGAGGACGTGGCCGATTTCCGCGAGGAGATCGAGAAGCTCGAACGCGACCTGCCGCCCGGCGCGGGCCAGTTGTCCCTGCTCGGCGGCGACGTGGTGCCGTTCGACAAGCACGCGGACAAGAACAAGAAGCGCTGAGCCATGCGCATCGACCGGATCGGCCGGCATCCGCGGCACATCCCCGCGCTTGCTGCCTGGCACCATGCCGAGTGGGGCGCGCTGTACGACGACTGGACGTTGGCCGCGGCGGCGTCCGAACTGGCCGACCACGCCACGCGCACGTCATTGCCCACCACGCTGCTGCTGGTGGATGGCCAGGACCTGTTGGGATCGGTCAGCCTGCTGATCGAGGACGCGCCCGCCCTGCAGGACCGCGGCAGTCCGTGGCTGGGCAGCCTGTTCGTGCTGCCGGCCGCGCGCGGTCGTGGCGGTGGACGCGTCCTCGTGGACGCCGCGGTCGCCCATGCCGCGCGCCAGGGCGTGGCCCTGCTGCGGTTGTTCACCCTCTGGCACGAGGACTTCTACG belongs to Pseudoxanthomonas sp. F37 and includes:
- a CDS encoding GNAT family N-acetyltransferase — protein: MRIDRIGRHPRHIPALAAWHHAEWGALYDDWTLAAAASELADHATRTSLPTTLLLVDGQDLLGSVSLLIEDAPALQDRGSPWLGSLFVLPAARGRGGGRVLVDAAVAHAARQGVALLRLFTLWHEDFYASLGWQVEERTSLHGTPVVIMSIVPAERVAHTGAPPHRVDDA
- the ettA gene encoding energy-dependent translational throttle protein EttA, with the protein product MSSQYIYTMNRVSKVVPPKRQIIKDISLSFFPGAKIGLLGLNGAGKSTVLKIMAGVDKDFEGEARPQPGIKVGYLAQEPELNPEHTVRQAVEEGVGEVLQAQAALEAVYAAYAEEGADFDALAKEQERLEAILAAGDAHTLENQLDVAADALRLPPWDAVIGKLSGGEKRRVALCRLLLQKPDMLLLDEPTNHLDAESVEWLEQFLARYTGTVVAVTHDRYFLDNAAEWILELDRGRGIPWKGNYTEWLVQKDERLKQEENQEKARQKAIQKELEWSRQNAKGGRSKGKARLARLEELQSVDYQKRNETNEIFIPPGERLGNSVIEFKNVSKKFGDRLLIDNLSFLVPAGAIVGIIGPNGAGKSTLFKMITGQEKPDAGEIVIGPSVKLAYVDQSRDKLEGNQTVFQEVSGGLDILNINGVEIQSRAYIGRFNFKGQDQQKLVGSLSGGERGRLHMAKTLLQGGNVLLLDEPSNDLDIETLRALEDALLEFPGNTFVISHDRWFLDRIATHILAFEGDSHVEFFQGNYREYEEDKKRRLGEEGARPHRLRFKALK
- the nrdR gene encoding transcriptional regulator NrdR; the protein is MYCPFCQHTDTRVIDSRVSEDGATIRRRRECEACGERFSTLENIEIKLPAVIKSDGRRDTFDARKLRAGFDRALQKRPVSEEQIEAAVRAVIHAIRMSGEREIASRRIGEFVMNELRKLDHVGYVRFASVYRSFEDVADFREEIEKLERDLPPGAGQLSLLGGDVVPFDKHADKNKKR
- the glyA gene encoding serine hydroxymethyltransferase, with amino-acid sequence MFPRDARIETYDPELAQAIAHEARRQEDHVELIASENYASPRVLEAQGSVLTNKYAEGYPHKRYYGGCEYVDIAEQLAIDRVKQLFGADYANVQPHSGSQANQAVYFALLNPGDTILGMSLAHGGHLTHGAKVNASGKLFNAVQYGVNDQGLIDYDEVERLALEHKPKMVVAGFSAYSQVVDWARFRAIADKVGAYLFVDMAHVAGLVAAGVYPSPLPHAHVVTSTTHKTLRGPRGGIILAKGAGEEIEKKLQSIVFPGIQGGPLMHVIAAKAVAFKEALEPEFKAYQRQVVKNAQAMAKTIISRGYKIVSGGTENHLMLVDMIGKDVSGKDAEEALGKAHITVNKNSVPNDPRKPFVTSGLRIGTPAVTTRGYGEQDCIDLANWICDVLDAPSDEAVLAKVRENVTAQCRKYPVYG
- a CDS encoding RcnB family protein translates to MNTKRLFQGMACAVLAFAVTAPVLARDDRGHDRGRSHRYDHRDDRRDDRRDWRDDRRDDRHDRRDQRQAYRHGYHDGRRDDRRYDRYYDDRRYYVPPRVVYPPAPHYHRWAVGQRYRDYYRGPVYVVNDYGHYHVRRPPRGYHWVRDDRGNLLMVAIATGIIADLLLHH